A segment of the Candidatus Eisenbacteria bacterium genome:
TTTCGGTGGCGCGCGGCGTCTCGGATACGCGCGGCCGCGTGGTGCGAAGCTCGGTGCTGCGCGATCGCGGTGACGCGGTGCGCGGCTCCGCGGTTCGGCTTCGAGGGGTACGCGGCTCGAGGCCCGCACGCGGCGAAGCGCTGCGCGTGAGAGTCGTGCGCTTGATGGGCGCACGCGTCGAGGTGCCACGCGTAGCGCTGCCGCGCGTGGCAGGGCCGCGCGTGGTGGTGGCTCGGGTGGTGGTGGCTCGAGTGCCGGCGCTGCGAGTCGAGCTGCTGCGTGGCGCGGCACTCGCGCTCGCGCGGCGCGGCGCGGCCGCGCGGTCGCGCTTCGGCGCAGCACGTCCGGCGGGTTTCGCCGCACGGGGCTTCGATGCACCCGCACGAACGGGCTTGCTGCGTACCGCCTTCTTGGTCGTCACGACTGAACCTCCTCCATCCTTCTCATCTTCGACCCCGGAGCGATGCGCGCCCCATGCGCCCAATCGGCCGCAGCCATCTCGGCGCGCCCCTCGGGTTTCACTCGTTCGAGCCGCAGCACTCCGCGGCCGCACAGCACTCGCACGCCATCACGATCCACGGCCACCACCTGCCCGGGCTCGCCCGCGTGCTCCAAAACGTCGATCGGAGTCGCCCGCGTCACCACCAGCCGGCGCCCCGCTCCCTCCGTGAAGGCTCCCGGCCACGGAGTGACCGCGCGCGCTCGGTTCCACAACGCGATCGCGTCGAGCGTCCAGTCCATCGCGCCATCGCGCTTCTTGAGCTTGCGCGCATAGCTTCCGGCGGTGCGATCCTGCGGCGCGCGTGCAGCGTTGCCGGCGTGCGCGGCCAGCAGACTCTCGGCCAGCAGTGGCGCGCCGACGTTTGCGAGCCGCGTCGCGAGCGAGCCCGCGTCATCTTCGGCGCGGATCGGTTCGCAGCGCTGCAGGATCAGATCACCGGTGTCGATGCCCTCGTCCATCCACATCGTGGTGACGCCGGTCATCGCCCGCCCGTCCCACAGCGCGCGCTGTACCGGCGAGGCGCCACGGTAGTCGGGCAGCAGCGAGCCGTGCAGATTGATGCAGCCGAGCCGTGGTGCCGCGAGCAGCTCGGCCGGCAGGATCGCGCCGAACGCCACCACCGCCGCCAGATCGGGGGCGGCGGCTCGCACGCGCGCCAGTGTTTCCGCAGTGCGGGCGTCCGCGGGCTTGTAGATCTCGCGCACACCGATACGCGCCGCAGCGGTTGCGACCTCGGACTCCGCCAGCGCGAGTCCCCGCCCCTTCGGGCGGTCGGGCTGCGTCACCACCAGCGTGACATCGCATGCCTCGGCCACCGCTTCCAGCGCAGGAACCGCGAACGCGGGCGTGCCCATGAACACCACGCGCGGACGACTCACCCGAGCCCCTCGCCGCGTTCATGCTGCGGATAGCCATCCGGCATCTCGCCGCGCTTGAGCCCCTCGAGCTTGCCGCGCAGGAACTGGCGCCGCAGCGGCGAGAGCCGGTCGATGAACAGCACGCCGTCGAGATGATCGACCTCGTGCTGAATCGCACGCGCCAGGTAGCCGGACGCTTCGAAGTCGAGCGGTCGACCGTGTTCGTCGAGCCCCTTCACACGCATGCGCGTGGCGCGCTTCACCTCGTCGTAGACGCCCGGAATCGACAGGCAGCCTTCTTCGCCCCCTTCGCTTCCCGAGCGTTCCGAAAGCTCGGGATTGATCAGCGCGAAGCGCGCGCGCGTCTCATCGTCGAGCGGCAGGTCGATGACGAGCAAGCGGTGCGGGATGCCTACCTGCGGAGCTGCGAGACCGACCCCGTTGTACGCGACCATGGTCTCGTACAGGTCGGCGACCAGCTCGCGCAGGGCGTCGTCGAATTCGGTGACCGGTCGAGCGCGTTCGCGCAACACCGGATCGCCATAAATGCGGATCGAACGAATCGACACTACTTGCCCTCCTCCGCAAGCACCTGAACCACCGCCGACTTGGAGAACTCGAGCTTCACGTCGTCGGCGACGCGCAGCACGGCCTTGTTGTCATCGATGCCGACAACGGTTCCGAACAGGCCGCCGGTGGTGAGCACGCGATCGCCCTTCTTCAGGTTCTTCAGCATCTTCTCGGCGTCCTTCTGGCGCTTCTGCTGCGGGCGGATCAGCAGGAAGTAGAGAATCAGGAAGATCGGGACGAACTGGAGCACCTGAATGAGGATCGCCATCTTGGGATCGGCGGCCTTGGCGGCACCGCCGGCAGCCTGAGCGAAGGCATCGGTCCACAGGAACATCGTCGCGGGTTTCCTTCTAGAGAGTCGGGCCCGCCGTCACCGGACGGCCGTCCGGGTCGGGGTCGAGCGCCGTGGCGAGGGTGTCGCCGCTGCGAAATCTTTCCAAGTACTGCGCGCGAAACGCGGCGAAGCGTCCCGCGAGAATCGCCTCGCGCGCTTCAAGCGCGAGTTGCACCATCTGATGAACGGCATGCAGCGATGCGAGCCGCGGTCCCAGCAACTCGTCACTTGCGAACAGGTGTCGCAGGTAAGCGCGGCTGAAGTTTCGACACGTGTAGCAATCACATTCCAGGTCGAGCGGTCGCGGATCGCGGGCGTACGCCGCGTTCTTGACCACCAGCCTCCCGCTCGAAACGAACACCGTCCCGCGCCGGGCGTTACGGGTCGGCAGCACGCAGTCGAACATGTCGACCCCGCGCGCCACCGCTTCGATCACGTCGACCGGGTGACCGACCCCCATCAGATAGCGCGGCTTCGCGGCCGGGAACTCCGCGCAGTCGCGCTCCACCATTTCGAGCGACAGCGAACGGCTCTCGCCCACCCACAGGCCGCCGAGCGCGAAGCCGTCGAACGGCATCGCTCCGAGCTGCTCGAAGCAACGCCGCCGCTGGTTCGCGTCGGTGCCGCCCTGGTTGATTCCGAACAATGCCATCGCGCCGCGGCCCTCGCCGCGCAGCCGCTCGCGCTCCTCGAGTCCGCGCCGCGCCCACCGAAGCGTGCGATCGACTGCGTCGCTCACCACCGCCGGCTCGGCCGGCAGCTCCACCAGTTCGTCAAATGACATCGCGATGTCCGTGCCGAATCCATCCTGAATTCGGATCGAGTCTTCGGGCCGCATGAAGTGCCGGCTGCCATCGAGATGCGACCGGAACTCCACCCCTTCGTCGGTGACCTTGCGAAGTTCCGACAGGCTCATGACCTGGAAGCCGCCGCTGTCGGTGAGGATCGCGCCGTTCCAGCTCATGAAGCGATGCAGCCCGCCGAGTTCCCGTACCGTGTCGACGCCGGGTCTCAGGTACAGGTGATACGTATTGCCGAGCAGAATCCGGGCGCCGGTCGCCGCCACCTCGTCGGGGGTCAGCGTCTTGACCGTGGCCTGGGTTCCGACTGGCATGAACACCGGCGTGCGCACTTCGCCGTGAAGCGTGCGCAGCGTGCCGGCGCGAGCCGTCGTCTGGGTGTCGGTGGCTTCGAGTTCGTAGGTCAGGGCCATGGAGGCCGCGTCGTTCGATCGAGGCGCCTCACCATGGCTGGCGGGCGCGGGGCGCCGGTCGGACCCAAGTCCAACTGCGGCGTAACGTTCGGGCGGGAACACTAGGGAGCCGCGGCGAGGGCGTCAAGCGGGTCGAGACCCGCCGGCGGACCTTGACGCTGCACCCGAACCGACGCCAGTGTGCCCCAACGGCCGGGCGCCTGACACCCGGCCGAGCGCGTTTCCAGCGCTCGCGCCGACCGGAGGCCGCACGTGTCGTCGCTTTCGACTCTGCTCACGCTGATGCTCACGAGCTGCTCCTGCCCGCAACTCTCGCTCGCGTTGGCGTGGACCGCCTTCGCGGCCGCCGACTCAGCGCGCGTGGTGCGCCAGATGGACTCGGTCGAGGTGCGGGCGCGACTGCTCGATCCGCGCTCGAGCCAGACGCTCCGCGTCGTTTCCTTCGCGGCCCTTCGCGGACTGCCGCTCGATCGGCTGGTGGACGCGATCGCGCTGCAGCCGGGCGTCGTCGTGACCGCCGACGGACTCTCGGTGCGCGGGGGCCGCGTCGGCACCTCCAGTACCTGGTTCGACGGAATGCCGCTCGACGAACCGATCCGCCACCGCATGATGGAAGTTCCGCTCGCGGCACTCGCGCGGGCGGAACTGGCGACCGGCGCGCTCGAGGCGCAAGAGGGCGCCACACTCGCCGGCACCTTGCGCCTCGAGCCACTGGAGCCCACGGCGACCTGGCGGGTGCGAGTCCTGTGGACTTCGGACGCACGAACCGGCACGCACTACGACCGTGCGAGCGGAGTGGTCGCGGGGCCGCTGGCCGCCGGCTTCGGGGCGGTCGCGGCCGCCGAGGGTCGGCTCGACGACACGTGGTTGCCGAATCTGCGCTCGCGCTCGCGCTCGCGCACCTCACTGCTGGGCGGTTCGTTCGGCTGGCGAGCGGACAACGCGGCTTCAGGCTCGCTTCGCATCGCGCCCATCGCGGGGCGTTCCGGGCCTCGACTTCATCTGCTCGCCACACGGCGGGTCGAGCTGCCGTTCGACCCCGGTTGGACGGTGAATGGCCCGGTGAACGATTGCATCGGCCCGTTGTGCGCCCAGGGGCCCGGGGTGGTGGACTCCGCGTCGGCGGACTACTTCTATCGCGCCGCGGATCACGTGCCGATCACCGACGACCGGCGACTCGCCGCGTTCTTCACCTGGGCGAGCGCCGAGACCCTGTCGCGCGTCTCGATGCGACTCGGCTGGAGCGCCACACACCGCATCACCTCGGTCGGCGGCGGGAACGACGACTCCTACCTCTTCGCGCGACAAGTCCCGCTCTACGGATATCCCGGCAGTCCCGCCGGTGATCCGTTCCTCGCCTACGGCGGCGACTGGCCGTTCTTCCGGCGCGAACTCACGCGATCGTGGCATGCGCGCGCCGACCTCGATCGATTCACCCGCCAGGGTCACCGCATCCGAGCGGGCCTCGGCGGGCGTTGGGATGATCTGAATCTGCGCGAGTGGGATCTCACCACGCTCGGCACCGGTGTGGATTCGCTGCGTGCGTTCGACACTTCGGCGCCCGGCGCGTTCGGATACGTTCAGTCGCGCTGGGCCTTCGAAGGCTTCGTGCTGAACGCGGGACTGCGCGGCGAGTGGTTCACGCCCGGCTCGGACGCCGAATCGCAGCCGATGCCCGGCCGGCCGGGCGGCTACTTTTCGCTCAGTCCGCGGATCGGGCTCGCGTATCCGATCTCGGATCGCGACGCGTTCTCGTTCGCCTACGCGAGACTTCAACAGGATCCGGCGCGAGACTTTCTCTACGATTCGCGCGGCCAGGTGGACTGGCGCACACCGCTCGGCAACGCCGGGATCGAACCCGCGACGGCGATCACCTACGAGGCCGCCCTTCAGCACGTGATCGGAGCCGGGTCGCGCGTGCAGATCGGCGTGTTCTATCGCGAGTGGTACGACGAGCCGGGCGCGCGCGCGATCGACGTGAGGAACCAGGGCCTCGGCTCACGCTTCGAGGGTGTGGATGCCGGCCACGCCGGCGGCGTCGAGGCGACGTTCAGCTGGAACGCGCGGTACGCACGCGGAGAGGTCACCTACACGATCATGGATGCGCGCGGCAACAGTTCGCTGGCGGAGGGATTCCCGGTCGGTCCGCGATTCGGGCCGCGGCCCGCGCCGATTCAGGACGCGCCGCTCGACTGGGACCGACGACATCAGCTCAATCTCTCGTTGCACCAGGCCGTGCATCGCTCGACCTCGATCGACGTCCATGCATGGATCGCGAGCGGCACGCCGTGGACCCCGCGCGAGCAGGGCGTGGCCGACATCGACGCGGGGGCAGTGAATTCGCGGCGCCTGCCGTGGACCGAGTCCACCGAGCTGGCGGTGCACACCACGCTGCCGCGTTTCGAGCGCTTCGCCGTGGGTCTCGAAGTCCGCAACCTATTCGACCATCGCGGCCCCGCTCGCGCCACGCTCGATGGCTTCCCGCATCCCGAGATCAACTCGCGACTCGACGACTACGGCGCGTTTCGCACCCAGACCGGGCTCGGTGGGGCGTTCTGGGACACCGGAAGCGGCTCCCAGCCGGCGGGCTGGGTGCGGGTGTTCGATCCGCGCCTCGATCAGGCTTCACGCACCGTGCGGATGCGGCTCGAGTTCACGTGGTGAACCGCGCGGCGCGCGCTTGACCCTGCGCTCGACCGCTCCATAGAGTCGCCGCTTCCCCACGCCCCGGAGAGTCTCGTGCCCGTTCGCGGCATCGGCATCGACATCGTCAAGGTGGAGCGCATCTCCGAGTCGCTCGAGCGCTTCGGCAAGCGCATGGAAGCGCGAATCTTCACCGTCGAAGAGCTCGACTACTGCCGCGGCCACAAGGATCCGCTCCCGCACCTGGCCGCGCGCTTCGCCGCCAAGGAAGCCGCTTCCAAGGCACTCGGCACCGGAATGAGCGCAGGCGTGGCGTTCAAACTGATCGAGGTCATCCAACCCGGCGGGCGCGTTCCCACACTGCGCTTTTTCGGCGCAGCACTCGAACGCTACGAGGCGCTCGGTTGCACCAGTTCGCACCTGTCCATCACCCACGACGGCGGCCTTGCGGTCGCGTGCGTGGTGCTGGAGGGCGCGTGAGCCCG
Coding sequences within it:
- a CDS encoding methionyl-tRNA formyltransferase; its protein translation is MSRPRVVFMGTPAFAVPALEAVAEACDVTLVVTQPDRPKGRGLALAESEVATAAARIGVREIYKPADARTAETLARVRAAAPDLAAVVAFGAILPAELLAAPRLGCINLHGSLLPDYRGASPVQRALWDGRAMTGVTTMWMDEGIDTGDLILQRCEPIRAEDDAGSLATRLANVGAPLLAESLLAAHAGNAARAPQDRTAGSYARKLKKRDGAMDWTLDAIALWNRARAVTPWPGAFTEGAGRRLVVTRATPIDVLEHAGEPGQVVAVDRDGVRVLCGRGVLRLERVKPEGRAEMAAADWAHGARIAPGSKMRRMEEVQS
- the def gene encoding peptide deformylase: MSIRSIRIYGDPVLRERARPVTEFDDALRELVADLYETMVAYNGVGLAAPQVGIPHRLLVIDLPLDDETRARFALINPELSERSGSEGGEEGCLSIPGVYDEVKRATRMRVKGLDEHGRPLDFEASGYLARAIQHEVDHLDGVLFIDRLSPLRRQFLRGKLEGLKRGEMPDGYPQHERGEGLG
- the yajC gene encoding preprotein translocase subunit YajC; this encodes MFLWTDAFAQAAGGAAKAADPKMAILIQVLQFVPIFLILYFLLIRPQQKRQKDAEKMLKNLKKGDRVLTTGGLFGTVVGIDDNKAVLRVADDVKLEFSKSAVVQVLAEEGK
- the tgt gene encoding tRNA guanosine(34) transglycosylase Tgt encodes the protein MALTYELEATDTQTTARAGTLRTLHGEVRTPVFMPVGTQATVKTLTPDEVAATGARILLGNTYHLYLRPGVDTVRELGGLHRFMSWNGAILTDSGGFQVMSLSELRKVTDEGVEFRSHLDGSRHFMRPEDSIRIQDGFGTDIAMSFDELVELPAEPAVVSDAVDRTLRWARRGLEERERLRGEGRGAMALFGINQGGTDANQRRRCFEQLGAMPFDGFALGGLWVGESRSLSLEMVERDCAEFPAAKPRYLMGVGHPVDVIEAVARGVDMFDCVLPTRNARRGTVFVSSGRLVVKNAAYARDPRPLDLECDCYTCRNFSRAYLRHLFASDELLGPRLASLHAVHQMVQLALEAREAILAGRFAAFRAQYLERFRSGDTLATALDPDPDGRPVTAGPTL
- a CDS encoding TonB-dependent receptor, with the protein product MSSLSTLLTLMLTSCSCPQLSLALAWTAFAAADSARVVRQMDSVEVRARLLDPRSSQTLRVVSFAALRGLPLDRLVDAIALQPGVVVTADGLSVRGGRVGTSSTWFDGMPLDEPIRHRMMEVPLAALARAELATGALEAQEGATLAGTLRLEPLEPTATWRVRVLWTSDARTGTHYDRASGVVAGPLAAGFGAVAAAEGRLDDTWLPNLRSRSRSRTSLLGGSFGWRADNAASGSLRIAPIAGRSGPRLHLLATRRVELPFDPGWTVNGPVNDCIGPLCAQGPGVVDSASADYFYRAADHVPITDDRRLAAFFTWASAETLSRVSMRLGWSATHRITSVGGGNDDSYLFARQVPLYGYPGSPAGDPFLAYGGDWPFFRRELTRSWHARADLDRFTRQGHRIRAGLGGRWDDLNLREWDLTTLGTGVDSLRAFDTSAPGAFGYVQSRWAFEGFVLNAGLRGEWFTPGSDAESQPMPGRPGGYFSLSPRIGLAYPISDRDAFSFAYARLQQDPARDFLYDSRGQVDWRTPLGNAGIEPATAITYEAALQHVIGAGSRVQIGVFYREWYDEPGARAIDVRNQGLGSRFEGVDAGHAGGVEATFSWNARYARGEVTYTIMDARGNSSLAEGFPVGPRFGPRPAPIQDAPLDWDRRHQLNLSLHQAVHRSTSIDVHAWIASGTPWTPREQGVADIDAGAVNSRRLPWTESTELAVHTTLPRFERFAVGLEVRNLFDHRGPARATLDGFPHPEINSRLDDYGAFRTQTGLGGAFWDTGSGSQPAGWVRVFDPRLDQASRTVRMRLEFTW
- the acpS gene encoding holo-ACP synthase, giving the protein MPVRGIGIDIVKVERISESLERFGKRMEARIFTVEELDYCRGHKDPLPHLAARFAAKEAASKALGTGMSAGVAFKLIEVIQPGGRVPTLRFFGAALERYEALGCTSSHLSITHDGGLAVACVVLEGA